The Zootoca vivipara chromosome 16, rZooViv1.1, whole genome shotgun sequence genome has a segment encoding these proteins:
- the ZDHHC21 gene encoding palmitoyltransferase ZDHHC21 isoform X2 — MMRPKRSHHCSRCGHCVRKMDHHCPWINNCVGEDNHWLFLQLCFYTELLSSYTLLLDFCHCYYFEPLKKVNWDIFVFRHELALIRISTFMGLIMLIGITGLFYTQLTGIFNDTTSIEKLANCCEDISRPRKPWQQTFSEVFGTRWKILWFIPFRQRRPLRVPHHFANHV, encoded by the exons ATGATGAGACCAAAGCGTTCCCACCACTGCAGTCGATGTGGACACTGTGTTAGGAAAATGGATCATCATTGCCCGTG GATTAATAATTGCGTTGGTGAAGATAATCACTGGCTGTTTTTGCAGCTGTGCTTCTACACAGAACTTCTCAGTTCTTATACACTGCTACTTGATTTCTGCCACTGTTATTACTTTGAGCCACTTAAAAAAGTTAATTgg gATATATTTGTATTTAGACATGAACTTGCCCTGATAAGAATATCTACCTTCATGGGGTTAATAATGCTGATTGGAATTACTGGACTCTTTTATACTCAGTTGACTGGTATATTCAAT GACACTACAAGCATAGAAAAACTGGCAAACTGTTGTGAAGACAT ATCGAGACCGCGAAAGCCATGGCAGCAGACCTTCTCAGAAGTTTTTGGCACTCGCTGGAAGATCCTGTGGTTTATTCCTTTCAGGCAAAGGCGACCACTGAGAGTTCCCCACCACTTTGCCAATCACGTCTAA